The genomic interval CTGTGTCATCGATTGCTTCTGCCGGGATATTGCTTACTGTTTTATTAATTTCTTCTGTCCAGAATTCAATAAATTTATCCTGTTTATAGAAGTCATTCACATGTTTCATCTTAATACCGTGCGACTCAGCAATTTCTGCTGCACGTTTATTGTAGCTTCCGACCGAGAAGTTTGAATAGTGTGGTGCTAAAACGATCGTTACCGCTTCTGTAACACCGTCTTTTGCCATCTGTTCAACTGCATCTTCGATAAATGGTGCAATATGCTTTAAGCCGATATATAGTTTATAATCTTCCCCCGTCGCACGATTTAATGCATTCACTAATGCTTCTGCCTGACGTTCTGTCGTTCCGGCAAGCGGAGATATGCCTCCAATTGCTTTATAACGATCCTTTAAATCTTGTAACGCTTCATCGCTCGGCTTTCTGCCATGGCGAATATGCGTATAATATGGTTCTATATCCGCTTCTGTATATGGCGTACCATACGCCATTACGAGTAATCCTTTTTTCATGTTCATTCCCCTTATGATTGATTTGCTTTATATGCGCTTGAGTAGTCATGTACAAATGCGCTTACACGTCTTAACGTATCCGGTTGTACTGCTGGGAATACACCGTGCCCTAAGTTAAAGATGTAACTATCTGTTTGTAATCCTTGATCTAATATGCGTTTTAAATGTGATTCAATTACTGGCCAAGGTGCCATTAATATTGCTGGATCTAAGTTACCTTGAAGTGTCTTCGTAATGCCTAGATTACGTGCCTCTTCAATTTGAAGTCTCCAGTCAAGACCAAGTACATCTACCGGTAATGCATTCCATTCTTCTATTAAGTGACTTGCCCCGACACCGAATGTTGTTACCGGTACACCTTTAGCTTTAATTTCACGGAATATACGTTCCATATGCGGTGCGATAAACTGGCGGTAATCCGCTTTGTTCAATGCGCCTACCCACGAATCAAATACTTGAATCATTTTACAACCTGCATCAATTTGCGCGTGCGTATATGTAATACACATATCTGCTAACTTCTCCATTAATAAATGCCACGCTTCAGGTGCTTCGTACATCATCGCTTTCGTCTTGTTATAGTTTTTAGAAGGTCCACCTTCAATCATATAACTCGCTAAAGTAAACGGTGCACCTGTAAAGCCGATTAATGGTACATTTAACTGTTCTGTCGTTAACAGTTTAATCGTATCTAAAATGTAAGGTACATCTTGTTCCGGATGAATTTCACCTAATTTTTCTACATCTGCTTTAGAACGGATAGGATTGTCGATAACCGGACCGATACCTGATTTAATTTCTACATCTACACCTATTGCACCGAGCGGGCTCATAATATCTTTGTATAAGATTGCCGCATCTGTATTATATTGATCTACAGGTAACTTCGTAACATACGCACAAAGTTCCGGATCATGCGTAATTTCAAATAAACTATGTGTTTCTTTTATCTTTCTGTATTCTGGCTGGCTGCGACCTGCCTGACGCATAAACCATACTGGTGTATGATCTGCCTTTTCTCCTCTTGCAGCCTTTAAAATCGTATCATTAAATTGATTCAAAGCAAATTTCCCCCTATTATTAATATATAAGTCGATTTTATCATACAAACACAGTAGTTAAACGTTTTATGAACAATGTCATAAAACTGACATATATACATCAATTTCGGGTATTAATAATAAAAGGAGTGATAATGATGAAAACATATATAACATATGGTACAGAATTCTTTCTTAAACAGATCGTAAAAAAACATAAACATCG from Macrococcus armenti carries:
- the hemH gene encoding ferrochelatase — encoded protein: MNMKKGLLVMAYGTPYTEADIEPYYTHIRHGRKPSDEALQDLKDRYKAIGGISPLAGTTERQAEALVNALNRATGEDYKLYIGLKHIAPFIEDAVEQMAKDGVTEAVTIVLAPHYSNFSVGSYNKRAAEIAESHGIKMKHVNDFYKQDKFIEFWTEEINKTVSNIPAEAIDDTVLIVSAHSLPEKIKAMGDPYPEQLEETAKLIESRTNVKHVATGWQSEGNTPDPWLGPDVQDLTRTLHAQQNYQHFIYAPVGFVCEHLEVLYDNDYECKVVCDDLHVNYYRPNMPETHPLFIGAMVDEILSVINS
- the hemE gene encoding uroporphyrinogen decarboxylase gives rise to the protein MNQFNDTILKAARGEKADHTPVWFMRQAGRSQPEYRKIKETHSLFEITHDPELCAYVTKLPVDQYNTDAAILYKDIMSPLGAIGVDVEIKSGIGPVIDNPIRSKADVEKLGEIHPEQDVPYILDTIKLLTTEQLNVPLIGFTGAPFTLASYMIEGGPSKNYNKTKAMMYEAPEAWHLLMEKLADMCITYTHAQIDAGCKMIQVFDSWVGALNKADYRQFIAPHMERIFREIKAKGVPVTTFGVGASHLIEEWNALPVDVLGLDWRLQIEEARNLGITKTLQGNLDPAILMAPWPVIESHLKRILDQGLQTDSYIFNLGHGVFPAVQPDTLRRVSAFVHDYSSAYKANQS